The following proteins are co-located in the Solanum pennellii chromosome 8, SPENNV200 genome:
- the LOC107027660 gene encoding protein ANTAGONIST OF LIKE HETEROCHROMATIN PROTEIN 1-like, which yields MKGCLGALDGTYIPIRVPIQHKPRYRTRKGEIATNVLGVCDRNLNFTYVLPGWEGSAADGRVLRDAIVRRNGNYYLCDGGYTNGKGFLSPYRGYRYWLKDWRGDNPSPRCKKELFNMRHARARNVFERAFGLLKGRWGILRSPSWYSVKVHNRIISACCLIHNFIRREMEVDPLDIDVEEQMEYQHENIDVVESSEEWTTWRDELAQSMWNARF from the exons atgaaGGGTTGTTTAGGTGCGCTAGATGGTACTTACATTCCCATTAGAGTTCCAATCCAACACAAACCAAGATATAGAACAAGAAAAGGAGAGATAGCAACTAATGTTTTGGGAGTTTGTGATAGAAATCTCAATTTTACTTATGTGTTACCTGGATGGGAAGGTTCAGCTGCCGATGGTCGTGTATTACGAGATGCTATAGTACGAAGGAATG GTAACTATTATTTGTGTGACGGAGGATATACGAATGGAAAAGGATTTCTTTCACCTTATCGAGGTTATAGATATTGGTTAAAGGATTGGCGCGGCGATAATCCATCGCCTCGTTGTAAAAAAGAGCTTTTCAACATGAGGCATGCTAGAGCTCGTAATGTATTTGAAAGGGCATTTGGTTTGTTGAAAGGACGTTGGGGAATTCTTAGAAGTCCTTCATGGTACTCTGTTAAGGTTCATAACAGGATCATTAGTGCTTGTTgtttgattcataatttcattcgTAGAGAGATGGAAGTGGATCCCTTAGACATTGATGTAGAAGAACAAATGGAGTATCAACACGAGaatattgatgttgttgaatCGTCGGAGGAGTGGACCACTTGGAGGGATGAGTTGGCCCAATCAATGTGGAATGCAAGATTTTAA